Proteins from a single region of Haliaeetus albicilla chromosome Z, bHalAlb1.1, whole genome shotgun sequence:
- the SHLD3 gene encoding shieldin complex subunit 3 produces the protein MEVVLHYRPHQRDLIKLQKFAEAAVKEFPIRQLPRFTPWFANDLYRLPLKPKKLPPVISCEEAEELKQLSTPSEYVTGSPDYDCTKNLLEFQSNVKHGRTLIQAQTVQTPINLENQGDLPPNGKQKLKRSWSVSLPSPKLKEKILPLSQELQNNLERLKLHVFYRAKWTIEQSICNNQNLEDIWIKLNRLIKQNELPSCNATIQRSVGQIWIFCDILYCEYVRNILREKLSLTDKMNLLVHKFGIIFSL, from the coding sequence ATGGAAGTGGTCTTGCATTATCGACCACATCAGAGAGATCTGATAAAGCTGCAGAaatttgcagaagcagcagtgaaggAGTTTCCCATTCGTCAGTTACCACGATTTACACCCTGGTTTGCGAATGATTTGTACAGACTTCCCCTCAAACCAAAAAAGCTGCCACCTGTTATTTCTTGTGAGGAAGCAGAAGAATTGAAACAACTTTCTACACCTTCAGAATATGTTACAGGATCTCCTGATTATGACTGCACAAAAAATCTCCTTGAGTTTCAGTCTAATGTGAAACATGGGCGGACTTTAATCCAAGCTCAAACTGTTCAAACACCAATTAACTTGGAGAATCAAGGAGACCTACCACCTAATGGAAAGCAAAAATTGAAAAGGTCTTGGAGTGTCTCTCTCCCTAGCCCTAAGCTTAAAGAAAAGATTCTTCCTTTATctcaagaactgcaaaataatttggaaagACTAAAACTGCATGTGTTTTATAGAGCAAAATGGACAATCGAACAGTCTATTTGTAATAATCAGAATTTGGAGGACATCTGGATAAAACTGAATAGACTCATCAAGCAGAATGAATTGCCATCTTGCAATGCTACTATCCAAAGATCTGTGGGACAGATATGGATTTTCTGTGATATATTATACTGTGAATATGTTAGAAATATTCTTAGGGAAAAGCTAAGCCTCACTGATAAAATGAATTTGCTTGTGCATAAATTTGGAATTATATTTAGTTTATAA